Proteins from a single region of Diorhabda sublineata isolate icDioSubl1.1 chromosome 2, icDioSubl1.1, whole genome shotgun sequence:
- the LOC130440652 gene encoding uncharacterized protein LOC130440652, which produces MEIDIEGKCLIILFFADDQVIISGDEDDVNYMLRKFDDEYAKWGLNMNITNRISANRNIISEDGTIKDDIRNRAEQGKKATQILSSLLCSEKINLNRKMTIKKVIVEPILTYECECWQLTDRQKKIIEAVEIDYLRTSCRISRTDLRRRTGRVYMSSERIQIKRLLGWDEDVAEPMVEESIDVTTAE; this is translated from the exons ATGGAAATCGACATAGAGGGTAAGTGcttaataattctatttttcgCTGACGACCAAGTTATTATATCTGGCGACGAAGACGATGTAAATTATATGCTAAGAAAGTTCGACGACGAATATGCAAAATGGGGtttgaatatgaatatcacaaacAGAATATCTGCTAATA gaaaCATAATTTCGGAAGATGGAACAATAAAAGACGATATAAGAAATAGAGCAGAGCAAGGAAAAAAAGCTACGCAAATTCTGAGCTCATTGCTGTGttcagaaaaaattaacctAAACAGAAAAATGACAATAAAGAAAGTTATAGTGGAGCCAATTCTAACGTATGAATGCGAGTGCTGGCAACTGACGGATAGacagaagaaaataatagagGCTGTGGAAATAGACTACTTAAGAACATCGTGCAGGATATCCAGAACAGATTTACGACGAAGAACAGGTCGAGTATACATGTCTTCAGAAAGAATACAGATTAAGCGACTGCTCGGATGGGATGAGGATGTAGCAGAACCGATGGTCGAAGAAAGCATTGATGTAACAACCGCAGAATAG